One part of the Paramormyrops kingsleyae isolate MSU_618 chromosome 2, PKINGS_0.4, whole genome shotgun sequence genome encodes these proteins:
- the pde4d gene encoding 3',5'-cyclic-AMP phosphodiesterase 4D isoform X11: protein MLNRELTHLSEMSRSGNQVSEFISSTFLDKQHEVEMPSPQTQKDKDKKKRPMSQISGVKKLMHSSSLTNSNIPRFGVKTEAEDLLAKELEDVNKWGLNVFKVTEFSGNRPLTVLMYTIFQERDLLKTFKIPLDTFITYLMTLEDHYHGDVAYHNNIHAADVTQSTHVLLSTPALEAVFTDLEILAAIFASAIHDVDHPGVSNQFLINTNSELALMYNDSSVLENHHLAVGFKLLQEENCDIFQNLTKKQRQLLRKMVIDIVLATDMSKHMNLLADLKTMVETKKVTSSGVLLLDNYSDRIQVLQNMVHCADLSNPTKPLQLYRQWTDRIMEEFFSQGDRERERGMEISPMCDKHTASVEKSQVGFIDYIVHPLWETWADLVHPDAQDILDALEDNREWYQSTIPQSPSPAPDDTLEGRPGGADKFQFELTLEEDGESDTEKDSGSQAEEDEEEEDNSCSDSKTLCTQDSESTEVPLDEQVGEEEEEEEEGASSEPCVVEEEGEEEGLEEKPADT, encoded by the exons ATGTTGAATCGAGAGCTTACGCACCTGTCTGAAATGAGCAGGTCGGGGAACCAGGTTTCGGAGTTCATATCCAGCACATTTTTAG ACAAGCAGCACGAGGTAGAGATGCCCTCCCCACAGACACAGAAGGACAAGGACAAAAAGAAAAGGCCTATGTCTCAGATCAGTGGGGTGAAGAAGCTGATGCACAGCTCCAGTCTGACCAACTCCAACATCCCCCGCTTCGGCGTGAAGACTGAGGCCGAGGACCTGCTGGCCAAG GAACTTGAAGATGTAAACAAATGGGGCCTTAACGTTTTCAAAGTCACGGAATTCTCTGGAAATCGGCCTTTAACGGTTTTGATGTACACGATTTTCCAG GAAAGGGACTTGTTAAAAACATTCAAAATTCCATTAGACACATTTATAACATATTTGATGACCTTAGAAGACCATTACCATGGAGATGTTGCATATCATAACAATATTCATGCTGCTGATGTCACACAGTCCACCCATGTGCTGCTATCTACCCCTGCTTTAGAG GCTGTGTTTACCGACTTAGAGATCCTTGCTGCAATTTTTGCTAGTGCTATTCACGACGTGGACCACCCTGGTGTCTCCAATCAGTTCCTCATCAACAcca ACTCTGAGCTGGCTCTCATGTACAACGATTCGTCTGTGTTGGAGAACCACCACCTGGCCGTAGGCTTCAAGCTACTTCAGGAAGAAAACTGTGACATCTTCCAGAATCTCACCAAAAAACAGAGACAATTATTGCGCAAGATGGTCATCGACATT GTCCTTGCTACTGATATGTCCAAACACATGAATCTCTTGGCTGACCTAAAGACTATGGTGGAGACCAAGAAGGTTACCAGTTCTGGAGTCCTGCTTTTAGATAACTATTCAGATAGGATTCAG GTTCTGCAGAACATGGTCCACTGTGCAGACCTGAGCAACCCCACGAAGCCCTTGCAGTTGTATCGGCAGTGGACCGACCGCATAATGGAGGAGTTCTTCAGCCAGGGTGACCGCGAGCGGGAGCGGGGCATGGAGATCAGCCCCATGTGTGATAAGCATACGGCCTCTGTGGAGAAGTCCCAG GTGGGCTTCATCGACTACATAGTGCACCCTCTCTGGGAGACGTGGGCCGACCTGGTGCACCCTGATGCCCAGGACATTCTGGATGCACTAGAGGACAACCGTGAGTGGTACCAGAGCACCATCCCCCAGAGCCCGTCACCTGCCCCCGACGACACTCTGGAGGGACGGCCAGGGGGCGCCGACAAATTCCAGTTCGAGCTGACGCTCGAGGAGGACGGCGAGTCAGACACTGAGAAGGACAGCGGCAGTCAGGCtgaggaagatgaggaggaagaggacaaCAGTTGCAGCGACTCTAAAACACTTTGTACTCAGGACTCCGAATCCACCGAGGTCCCCTTGGATGAACAggtgggggaggaagaggaggaggaggaggaaggagcCTCCTCTGAGCCTTGCGTTGTAGAagaggaaggagaggaggaggggTTAGAAGAAAAGCCTGCAGACACATAA